A region from the Panthera uncia isolate 11264 unplaced genomic scaffold, Puncia_PCG_1.0 HiC_scaffold_1315, whole genome shotgun sequence genome encodes:
- the LOC125916912 gene encoding importin-11-like — translation MDLNSASTVVLQVLTQATSQDTAVLKPAEEQLKQWETQPGFYSVLLNIFTNHTLDINVRWLAVLYFKNGIDRYWRRVAPHALSEEEKSTLRAGLITNFNEPVNQIATQIAVLIAKVARLDCPRQWPELIPTLIESVKVQDDLRQHRALLTFYHVTKTLASKRLAADRKLFYDVSDLT, via the exons ATGGATCTCAATAGTGCCAGCACTGTTGTTCTTCAGGTCTTAACACAGGCCACCAGTCAGGATACTGCTGTATTAAAACCAGCAGAGGAGCAACTGAAACAGTGGGAGACACAGCCAGGTTTCTATTCAGTGTTATTG aatatttttacaaACCACACTCTGGATATAAATGTAAGGTGGCTTGCTGTGCTATATTTTAAGAATGGAATTGATCGTTATTGGAGACGTGTAGCACCTCA tGCTCTCTCAGAGGAGGAGAAATCTACGTTGCGTGCAGGGCTAATCACCAACTTCAACGAACCAGTAAACCAG ATTGCAACTCAGATTGCAGTGCTGATTGCAAAAGTTGCTAGATTGGACTGTCCTAGACAGTGGCCTGAACTCATTCCCACTCTTATAGAATCTGTGAAAGTCCAAGATGATCTTCGACAGCACAGAGCATTACTTACCTTCTATCATGTTACCAAGACTCTGGCTTCCAAACGTCTGGCTGCTGATAGGAAATTGTTTTATGATGTAAGTGATTTAACATAG